The genomic stretch CGACGCCGCCCACGGCGAGACCGGCGTCGTGACTCACGAAGCGGGCCAGGAATCGGGCTACGAGAAGTTCGGCGACCACGGCGACGTGATCGTCTTCGCGCCCAACGGCAACGACAGGCAGGTGCCGATCATCCACCGGGCGCACTTCTGGGTCGGCGAGGGCGAGGACTGGTACGACCGCGCCGATCCCGACCACATCGGCAACGCCGAGAACTGTGGGGAGCTGCGCAACTGTCCCGCCCCCAACGACGGGTTCATCACGAAGGGCGACAACGAGCTGACGAACCAGCGCTACGACCAGGTCCGCGGGCTCTCCGGGCCCGTCGAGTCCGAGTGGGTGATCGGCACCGCCGAGATCCGCGTGCCGTGGCTCGGCTGGATCCGCCTGCAGCTCGCGGAACTCGCCGCCGGCGGCGCCCCGCAGGTGATCCTCGAGACGGCGCCGGAGCCGACCGATACGGGGGTCCAGCCGTTCGAACGCGGCGAAGCGGATGGGATGGATCGAACGGAGCGAGCCGGACAGGCGCTAACGTAGCCGTCTGCGAAGCAAAAAGCGAGCACTGCTATCTGCCGTGTGCCGTCATTCCGGCCAAACCGATCGGGACGTGCCGTCGGGCGGGCGTCTGCTTATCGAACGCCGGAGCAGTCCGCCGAGGCTGAGAGGTATTGGAATAGCGTGCCGAGTGGAGAGTGGAACGGAGTGTGGAGAGCACGGAGGCGACACCGGCGAACGGTCAACGATCCGCCAACACTGCACGAGCCGCGATGACCACCAATGCGAGACCGAGGACGATCGTGAGCCCTTGGGAGGCCACGGCGACGGCGGAGTCGACCCCTTCGCCGGTCGCGAGCGCGATCACGTCAGGAACCGCACGAAGCGAGCCCAGAGCGCCTATCGCTCCCACCGCAGCCATCCCGTAGACCGCGAGTCGCTCGCGGTTGGTCTCCCGGCCCATGGACGCGAGCCCGACGACGAGGATACCGAAGACGGCCGGGATGAGCGCCGTCACGTGGGTGAAGTCGGTGAGAGCCCAGGCGCCGACGCCGATCAGGGCCAACGCGACGCCGATGACGATTCCGCTACCGAACACGAACCGCGTACTGTCGGCCATAGCTGGATGTTTAGCGGCCGGGCCTTATAGGTTGGTTATAAAAAGGACAGCCTCCCTCTCCGTGGTTCGATTGACGGTTGGCTCAGTTGTCGAAGCGCGCCTGGACGAACGGCTGGATCTCCTCGATCTGCGAGAGCCGCGAGTCCGCGAGCAGAACGGCCTCGGTCTCCTCGGTCGGAACCGAGAGGCTGATCTCCTTCGTCCGTCCGTATCTCCCCTTCGAGACGACGATCGCGTTGACGATCCCCAGCATGTCGAGCTCGCTGATCAGGTCCGTCACCCGGCGCTGGGTCAGCACGTCGGCGTCGATCTCCTCGCAGAGCCGTTTGTAGATGTTGTAGACCTCGCCGGTGTTGATGTTGTGGACGCCGTTCTTCTCGAGCAGGATGATCGAGAACAACACGAGCTTCGACTGGGTCGGGAGCGTGCGG from Halalkalicoccus tibetensis encodes the following:
- a CDS encoding S26 family signal peptidase, with protein sequence MSPPGDDRSPSDEESARADRGREERPETVRGWLHWFWTVDRGGPAVAREFLISVGAVLIVGLLLFSLSGVWPPMVAIESGSMEPSMQPNDLVFITDNERFVNDAAHGETGVVTHEAGQESGYEKFGDHGDVIVFAPNGNDRQVPIIHRAHFWVGEGEDWYDRADPDHIGNAENCGELRNCPAPNDGFITKGDNELTNQRYDQVRGLSGPVESEWVIGTAEIRVPWLGWIRLQLAELAAGGAPQVILETAPEPTDTGVQPFERGEADGMDRTERAGQALT